A single region of the Saprospiraceae bacterium genome encodes:
- a CDS encoding O-antigen ligase family protein, whose protein sequence is MKSRWINISWDVTAPIGQFTLFGSLLLSCLFAGILSGYYFLVGIPAGLLLLYLAVVDFKQVFYLLLICLPLSTEVYLPNGFGTDLPTEPLMLGITLIYLLYFIRYGKEINSQFFRHPITLLLLLHLGWVFCTTLTSDFFFVSLKYSLAKTWYIITFYFMAGHLIKTEADIKKLFWLVLLPLMFTVLIIVGRHASFGFSFADVNKILTPFQRNHVNYAATLSLFTPFVFFALFWYKRYTKTWWLLLSALAILLFAIYTTYTRAAFVAIFIAIGAYFIFQLRLIRYVLFTGVIGVIGTISYLTYENRYLELAPNYDTTVTHYRFDNLIEATYKMEDISTMERVYRWVAGFQMSNKKPWLGYGPGNFTTFYRSYTVSSFVTYVSDNPDNSGVHSYFLMTLIEQGLPGLILFVALAFAILIYGENIYHQTQDPNRKRIIMTVLLCSIIIDAFLLINDLVETDKVGSFFFMCMAILVNMDLLEKKKMKFITPQV, encoded by the coding sequence ATGAAAAGTAGGTGGATAAACATATCCTGGGATGTTACTGCACCAATAGGGCAATTCACCTTATTTGGTAGTTTGTTGCTAAGCTGTCTGTTTGCGGGCATTCTCAGCGGTTATTATTTTTTGGTGGGAATACCTGCGGGGTTATTGTTGTTGTACCTCGCAGTAGTAGATTTTAAGCAGGTTTTCTATCTCCTACTCATCTGTCTGCCTTTATCTACTGAAGTCTATTTACCAAATGGTTTTGGGACCGATTTACCTACCGAACCCCTCATGTTGGGCATTACACTTATTTACTTACTCTACTTTATCCGGTATGGAAAAGAAATAAATAGCCAGTTTTTTAGGCACCCTATTACCTTATTATTGTTGCTGCACCTGGGTTGGGTTTTTTGTACAACCCTCACTTCCGATTTCTTTTTCGTCTCACTCAAATATTCGCTAGCCAAAACCTGGTACATTATTACGTTTTATTTTATGGCTGGCCATTTAATCAAAACCGAGGCTGACATCAAGAAACTCTTTTGGTTGGTTCTTCTTCCCTTAATGTTCACCGTTTTGATCATTGTTGGGAGACATGCGAGTTTTGGTTTCTCTTTTGCTGATGTCAATAAAATCTTGACGCCATTTCAGCGCAACCATGTCAATTATGCCGCCACTCTATCTTTGTTCACCCCCTTTGTTTTTTTTGCGCTGTTCTGGTACAAACGCTACACCAAGACCTGGTGGCTACTCTTAAGTGCCTTGGCGATCCTTCTTTTTGCCATCTACACCACTTATACCAGGGCTGCCTTTGTCGCCATTTTTATAGCCATTGGAGCCTACTTTATTTTCCAACTTCGACTCATACGCTATGTTTTATTCACTGGCGTCATTGGGGTCATTGGCACAATTTCCTACCTGACTTATGAAAATCGCTACCTGGAGCTCGCCCCAAATTACGATACCACGGTCACACATTATCGCTTCGATAACCTGATCGAGGCAACCTACAAAATGGAAGATATCTCCACCATGGAACGGGTTTATCGCTGGGTGGCTGGTTTTCAGATGAGTAATAAAAAACCTTGGCTGGGTTATGGCCCAGGCAATTTCACCACTTTCTATCGCTCTTATACCGTTTCCAGTTTCGTCACTTATGTCAGTGATAACCCCGATAATTCCGGCGTTCATAGCTATTTCCTCATGACCCTGATTGAACAGGGTTTGCCCGGACTTATCCTTTTTGTTGCCTTGGCTTTTGCCATCCTCATCTACGGCGAAAATATCTACCATCAAACCCAAGACCCCAATCGGAAGCGGATCATCATGACCGTCCTGCTCTGCTCCATCATCATCGACGCTTTTCTTTTGATCAATGACCTGGTTGAAACCGACAAAGTCGGCTCCTTCTTCTTCATGTGTATGGCCATTTTGGTGAATATGGATTTGCTGGAGAAGAAAAAAATGAAATTTATCACACCACAAGTGTAA